In Choristoneura fumiferana chromosome 21, NRCan_CFum_1, whole genome shotgun sequence, a single genomic region encodes these proteins:
- the LOC141439611 gene encoding uncharacterized protein gives MKLSTVEQKNICRFLPKIKSDEIIQHILKRKIMLTDTTDSPDYVQLLIGADFSSLLLTGEFVHICGTYERRLNVTKNTIDDLFRSDKGLKAMTTTRSGRVVRPPNKN, from the exons atgaaattatcaACAGTGGAACAGAAAAACATTTGTAGATTTTTGCCGAAAATTAAGTCTGATGAAATAATTCAACATATACTAAAACGTAAAATTATGTTGACTGACACGACTGACTCTCCTGACTACGTTCAACTATTGATAGGTGCCGATTTTTCGAGTTTATTGTTGACTGGTGAATTCGTTCAT ATCTGTGGAACTTACGAACGCCGACTAAACGTGACAAAGAATACAATTGACGACTTATTTCGTTCTGACAAGGGTTTAAAGGCAATGACTACCACACGCTCTGGACGAGTCGTGAGACCGCCAA
- the LOC141439983 gene encoding uncharacterized protein, whose translation MKRSQERKVRIPNIEITKFNGEVKKWLLFWGQFMKIDEDPDINDSDKFQYLLQSMEPHSNARQLVESYPPSGKNYKKALESLKSRVARDDVLIETYVRGLLALMQEKGQRPSNAKELPALYDSLQTHLQALETLGVTKDKYASILFPMVESALPDEILRAWNRYRAADNKINNDLSRLVDFLRLKVESEERIQLAHQGTTHNSITDPKVPTCCFVAEIKPENHKSISPVCIWCDKDTHCTAECHKAAKITLEQRTEFIKAKKACLICLRSNHTAKRCKSFPQCLFRKKRHSVLMCPDMSEQSTCKNKTEPEKSNNLHCELKSTTLLQTIVVQVVSNDSKKFVRARALIDSGAQRSYVRKDLVEKLNLKPKSDK comes from the exons ATGAAACGTTCGCAAGAGCGTAAGGTGAGGATACCGAACATAGAAATAACAAAATTCAATGGAGAAGTAAAGAAGTGGTTGCTGTTCTGGGGACAGTTTATGAAAATCGATGAAGATCCAGACATCAACGATTCTGACAAGTTCCAATACCTGCTCCAATCTATGGAACCTCACTCTAACGCCAGGCAGCTTGTGGAGAGCTACCCACCCAGCGGTAAGAACTACAAGAAGGCCTTAGAATCTCTCAAGTCTAGAGTTGCGCGAGACGACGTCTTGATAGAGACTTATGTAAGAGGACTACTAGCATTAATGCAAGAAAAAGGGCAACGCCCATCTAATGCCAAGGAGCTACCGGCGCTATATGACAGCCTACAAACACATTTACAAGCACTCGAAACTTTAGGTGTCACAAAAGATAAGTACGCGTCTATTCTGTTTCCGATGGTAGAGTCTGCCTTACCAGATGAAATACTTAGGGCATGGAACCGGTACCGAGCTGCTGATAACAAAATTAACAATGATTTGTCAAGACTCGTCGATTTCCTCAGATTAAAAGTGGAATCAGAAGAGAGAATCCAGTTGGCTCATCAAGGTACTACTCATAACTCCATAACTGATCCTAAAGTACCTACATGCTGTTTTGTCGCCGAAATAAAACCAGAGAACCACAAAAGTATATCTCCTGTGTGTATCTGGTGCGACAAGGACACGCACTGCACTGCAGAGTGTCATAAAGCAGCGAAAATTACACTCGAACAGAGAACAGAGTTTATTAAAGCTAAGAAAGCGTGTTTAATCTGTTTGAGGTCTAATCATACTGCTAAACGATGCAAGAGCTTCCCTCAGTGCCTGTTTCGCAAAAAACGTCATTCGGTTTTGATGTGTCCTGATATGAGCGAACAAAGTACTTGCAAGAACAAAACAGAACCTGAAAAATCCAATAATTTACACTGCGAGTTGAAGTCTACCACCTTATTGCAAACAATAGTCGTGCAAGTTGTATCAAACGACAGCAAGAAGTTCGTTCGCGCGCGTGCACTCATAGATAGCGGTGCACAAAGGTCGTATGTACGCAAGGACCTCGTTGAGAAGTTAAACTTAAAGCCG AAGTCTGACAAAtga